Proteins encoded by one window of Salvia splendens isolate huo1 chromosome 7, SspV2, whole genome shotgun sequence:
- the LOC121810586 gene encoding cell surface glycoprotein 1-like gives MGKKKWAKKITSEKPTSNRREETPESQPTMEEQPTNPQPPEPTHQAPTMVSLDVMTKFLRQQDPSRDWADEFAGFSRIGGNWSMTGETPAVPASEPNVQPTAQPPTTIPTSSTIAPEREPPSATEPSESAQTPQRSDSMDVDPISAYYDSELEERDARRRNEEKSQKGGDEPEKTPTAEPIPQETAKEEIDLNETARKQGLMTDEEFQALLDEVNWTEDGTATMAEGLDLASRAVEEGKKDDGENNSEGLAERPVDEVVGGQTGEEGTESTTP, from the coding sequence ATGGGAAAGAAGAAATGGGCGAAGAAAATCACCAGCGAGAAACCTACTTCAAACCGTAGAGAAGAAACCCCAGAATCGCAGCCGACAATGGAAGAGCAGCCAACGAACCCGCAACCACCGGAGCCGACTCATCAGGCTCCGACGATGGTTTCTTTGGACGTAATGACGAAGTTCCTTCGACAGCAGGACCCAAGTCGAGATTGGGCGGATGAGTTTGCCGGTTTTAGCCGAATCGGGGGCAATTGGAGCATGACCGGAGAAACCCCAGCAGTACCTGCATCAGAACCGAATGTGCAACCCACAGCACAACCACCCACTACCATTCCGACTTCATCAACAATTGCGCCAGAAAGGGAACCTCCCTCGGCGACCGAACCCTCGGAATCCGCCCAAACTCCCCAACGAAGTGACTCAATGGATGTTGACCCCATCTCTGCCTATTACGACTCTGAACTAGAGGAAAGGGATGCGAGAAGAAGAAATGAGGAAAAGAGCCAGAAGGGAGGCGATGAACCAGAGAAAACGCCAACAGCGGAGCCCATTCCTCAAGAAACGGCGAAGGAAGAGATAGATTTAAATGAGACGGCCAGAAAGCAGGGCCTAATGACTGATGAAGAATTTCAGGCTCTTCTGGATGAGGTAAATTGGACGGAAGATGGTACGGCCACGATGGCTGAGGGCctagacctcgcatcaaggGCAGTAGAAGAGGGTAAGAAAGACGATGGAGAGAACAACTCAGAAGGCCTAGCCGAACGGCCAGTAGACGAAGTGGTGGGAGGCCAGACTGGAGAAGAAGGGACAGAGTCAACAACTCCCTAG